The genome window AAGGTTTGGCGCCAAAAAAGTGTAACGGATCTAATAACGGAACCTCTTCTCCCGTTAACAGTTATCTCCTTTTCCGTTTAATAGTTAGCTCCACAtccatgcacacggatcgtggatTTGATCAACGGTTGGGGAGATGCCATGTGGAAGTGGTTCGTTGCAGATCTTCCTTTAAGTTGTTGCCATCATCATGATTTAGATGAGTGTCTAGGATGCTGCCACGTCACATTCGGTTGTAACCGAATGAAGGCATGCACGATGATCACTTAGGGCCTTCTAGAAGATCTACAACTGTAACCCATTGCACCTTTGCCACGTGTCAATTCTGTTGTAACAGAAAAGATTCCTTTTGTTCAAGTCTAGATTTCATGTGCGCAGATATGTTTAGGACTTTATATTTTCCATCTTCAAGCCTAACTGTACCCTTGCGCGAGCCCACGCAAGGGTGTTAGTTGAATATTTGTCTCTCTTTTCTCCGGCGCATGGTTATCGAAGACTGATCCTTCTGAATCTTGTTCAGAACCGCTGCGCGGCCGCGCAGGGTCTTGCTTAAGATGATTTTTGGAATGAAATTATGGTATGGTCCTATGCGTTtgcgcaaggtttttgggaccatgCCCCTTCAATTTTTATATACTGAATATCCTCAGCAGATCAAATGTCCTTAAGCTCTGGAAGAATCTCTCTCCACTTATCAAAATCCTGAGGAATTACCATCCTCATTTCATCGTATCTGTAATTGGCACTTGAAATAATTCCCTTTTGTTGATTCAACATTTTATCCAACTGATTCATCTTATTCAGAATCGATCAATCCTTGATTTTGGGGATATTTGATTAAATCGTGGTGTGGGTTTCATAAAATTGGAGGGTTTCAGAATCGATAAATCcttggaggtggtggcggaggaggtggaggtggaggtgacgACTGGGAGAAGAGGGGTGAAAGAGACGTCTGTGTTTTGTGTTTTGCGAAAGAAGAAGAGGTTAGAAGGGTTGGAAGAGGTGGGAAGACATTGGACCACGTCTGTGTGGGGAAGAGGACGCGCAGAGGTTTGAAGacattttttaatgaaatgtcttctaAAAAACAAACTGTCTGCAGAGCTaaacgtctgcgcgtggtctgcgcaACGCAGACATAGGAGGTCAGAAGATGTTTTTTCTGAAAgaacaaacacccccttagtaGACTGGCGAGGATAGCAATCGAGAACGAAATCTTAGAGAGTATAAATTGTGAAGATGTGATCAAACAAATTGCCATCAAGAATGTTAGGAGAGCTTCACGAAACGAATCATTAGTTAGCTATTACGGTATGTCATTCTAATGCTATGATTATTGCAATAACGTTAATCGTCgtttaaaaaaatagtttatatAATTCCTTAGGACTTAAGGGCAGGGTTGTCCCCGAGAATCCTTAAAAGATTTTGAGCCTAGGGCGAGTAAAGAAAAACGGGCTCCTCTGAAAATTCAAGTTTCAACTTTCAATACCTAAAAATCACtatatatataaagtaaataaaataaataatttacggttagattttatataataataaaatatattagaTATTTGTCATTTAGatactgtttgttttttaaaagGTAAAATGTCTGGAATCTGCGAACCATATTTGCAGACATCTGTAGAAGAAGAGGTGAATCAAACCTCTGCAGTCTACAAGAAGaatgttgtttgttttttaatgtatgtagacttctaaaataaattGGTGGTGGTGTACagacagtggtggtggtgctgcTGGACGGTGGTGGTAGGCGGTGGATCTGaacggtgggtggtggtgatgatggacggtggtgggtggtggacgatgatggtggtggtgtttaaccctctgcagaccttagaagatcttaaaaGTGGCTGGGCCAAGTTTGCACCAAGAAGAGTTCGCGCAGatgtttttaatgaaacgtctttcGAAAAACAAACAATCTGCAGATAACAATATATGTGCATGGTCTGCGTGGTGCAGACAAAAGAGCCTGcatgtatttttttttagaaaGACAAACACCACCTTAAACAAAGCATATCACAAAATTAAATCAGATattagaattaaataaaaaagggATAAAACaaacaattttaaataaacagAAAATTTATTCCTTAAATGCACTGTTATATAAAAACTAAATGATAGAAATGGAACTCAAACCCAGATTATCTATCTTTAAATGTAAGTCACAAGCCAACTCATCTATCTTAGTCTTGTCCTTTTTCACACCAAAATAATTTAATTACAATTTATACATAGTAtatatttaaaaaagtaaaaatttCAGACCTCCCGAGAGTTTAGGCCTTGGGCTGTACACACCTTGCCCATGCCCAAAACCGTCAACCCAAAAACTTGCTATCCCAATACAATTTACACctctagtaataataataactcTTTTCTTGATTCTTTTGTTACATGCATTCTTCAATCCTTATCGCTCCATCAAGTTGCAAGATAAGAGTATAAATGGCATTCTTTTCCTTAAAGAAAACTTCAATCCTTGTCATTATATTTGAAAGCTCCAATTTCAACTTCCTTGATTTCTCGTTTGTAGCTTAAAGTTAAACATATACATCCTCTTTAGCTGATTAGCTCCCTTGACTTAAGCATCCCTTCAAACTTCAATGCTTATCATGCACAATTGATGTGAGGTgggtttttattttataaaaagtggttgtgattTGTGAATACAGAAAAGAAAAAATGTCATTTTAAAAATGGTTTGAGTAAAAGAGAAAGAAAATAtaatgataaaagtattatttaattaaaaataatagagaaaaataataatttagagTGTAACATGAAATAAAGAAATGAAGGAATGAAGGGTTAGATGTGAATATAAAATAACCCTCACGCAAACTTTTGACACCAAAGATTTTCTTTTGAAATAAACATTTTTAACTCACTTAGTTATCATTTTCATATGAacattattatataataatttatttataaCCATTTTCATATCAACATAATAATATAATTTATTTATAACCGTAATAACCGATTAACAACATTCAGGCACTATTTGACAATTTCTGAATAgttaagtgttgaatcagtaagagatctgaaccattaagtgctgaactagtaccaggtctgaaccattaagagccagtataatgcttaaccgttcagaggcaaatgtctgaccaattcagattagaggtcttagcCATTCAGACTCCGTAtaaaacttaatcattcagaggcaaatgtctgaaccattcagacatctgctcgcgaaacaaacagtctgaacctttaagtgttgaatcagtaagatgtctgaaccattaagagtctccttaagagctaaacaaacagcccctcaGTGAATACCCCCAATACCCTACTTACTATTAAAACAAGATAAAACGTAAATTATGCTACGCCAGTGTGCATTCGATAAACCATCAGACTATCATGCAAGAAACGTTTATATAGTTTCCATCATATGAATAAAATAATGTCAATAAAAATGTAAAATTACATATTAATGTATTCTAATTTAACTGTAACTGATTTAtaagttaattactgttttcgtccctgtggtttgtcaaaaatcactatttcaatcAATTAGTTTAAATAGAAACGTTAAACGGAAAACTTGTGAAATATGAAAAGtataagggaccaaagttgaaagtaaaaagtgttggggttaaattgaAACATATGAAAtgcttttgggttaaaagtaaaaaaatcaaaagggttaaattgcaaaagatggaaacttttgtaTTAGAAgcgaaaaatcaaattaatcaaaagggttaaattaccaaaaattaaaactttaaacttaaattgacaaagattgaaactttagaattagaaagaaattttttttttttgaaaactcgaaaAGCCAATGGTACAACAACCATAAACACAAGTATTTTGCTGGTATAACATCCATAAGCACAAATATATTGCTTATTTACAATATTTTAATTTGGTTTGTGTTTAGCCGATGTCAACAGCAGGGTGAAAACCAATTTCAACCCTATACGTCAGTTCGAGCCCAAACCAGGTTCAACCAACCGGCTTCCAGAAACGGTTTTCGTTCATGTTATAAGCCGGATCCGGTTTCCAACCCAGTGTTTTTTCACCTCTACTTATATAGTTGTATACTatgtatttattttaaaaaatctAGAATTGTGGTTAAGAAAACATATATGGTTGTTAGATATATAAAATAGACATGGGCCTGTATGAAAATTCATATAAAACTTAGGCCACATTGAATAGCCCAAAACCCAATTCGATAACCTGcgatttctttctttctttctgcaactccattttcaCAACAACAATGGCGACTAATTTCTGGGCATCAACGCACTAGTAAGATTCCTAGGGTTTCATCTCTTCGATTGTCGTTTGATCGTACCATCATTGCCCCACTCGCTTATTTTTCCCACCAATAACTTTAAACACTGATTGAttattttgtttctgtttttattttaatttttgtgGGTGTAGCAAAGAACTGCTGGAACAAGAAGAAGTGGATGTGGTGCATAATCTTGATAAACAAAGGGGAATTACCCTTGATGATTTCAAGTTAATCAAATTGCATATGTCCAATTGTATGTATATCTGTATTTTTTTAGGTCTATTTGCCTGTAATTTTTTTAGCTATAACTAATTTGCATTGGTGGTTTGGTATTATTGATTGATTATACATgattaggggactaggggtggaataACTCACTAACCATTCCATCACTTACAACATCCAATCAGGttctgccatgtcatcaaccattatttccATCACTCACACCCTTTTTTGCTGGAAATGGTCATCACTTGTACAAATTCCATCACTCACTAATTTTTACCCACAACCGTTCCATTTTCAGTTTTGAAAACGCGTGCTCCATTTGACGCGTTATATGTAAAACGCGTGTTTCATAGGGGCGGCGCCGGTGTTAAAACGCGTTATAAACTTCATCACGGCAAATAACTGAGGTGCCCCGGGTCCTCTTAGATAAAACTTATGGATATTAGGATATGATCATATTTTGTTGTTTATCTGTTTTTGATAGAAATATTGGGATAAATTTGGGGGCTGTTGATATGGTTATACATTTGTTTAAGATCGAGGCTTTACGTATTGAACATTGCTCTGATGGGGTTATGATAATAAGCTGGATTTGTCGATCTTGTTTTCTTCGTTATTATGATTTTAGTTAATGGCATCGGTTGTAAAATATCATGTAAATCGTTTTTTAATCTCGTTTTGTTTTTCATTCCAGACATTGCGAAATTGGCTCAAAGTGTGAAAGTGAGGCAAAGGTTAGCCtcaagttttgtttttttattttcgaTAAATTTCTTCGGCTCCATTAGCTTTATTTATTAGTTATGAAATCATTAGTCATTTCATAAACTTTTTGTTTTGGGTAAATATTTGTAATTTAGAGGGATAAACGATAAAGTATACTCAGGAAAATCTTACCATATAGTTCATACGATTTCTCGATTACTTTATTCTCTTCCGGTGATGGATTCTCATTGCATTGGTTACTATTTCAGGGTTGTCGCGACTGCTGTAACATATATGAGACGTGTATATACAAGGTATTTTTTCTATTTCCAGATGATTTGTCAAAGTGGGAAAAAAttgtgtgtgcgtgtgtgtaacgggtcaagattttttttttttttttttttgaactaaTTAGTATTTCTAAATAACAACAGATTTCAAATCCTTTGCAGCAAAATGCAAACATATTATACTTAACAAATTTGTGCGGTTATAAGTTAATTAGCAATTATACATAAATTTTGCTTTTACATGTGtattacatatacatatatagagAAAGTGTATTGTACAAAATGGCTTAACATACGCTATGTACGCGATGGTGAattcgcatgttataaaatagcaggatgaaatcgcatgtgataatttttgatgaaatcgcatgttgtttttttgtaacaatttcgcatgtgataattttgatgaaatcgcatgttggttttttgtaacagtTTCTCATGTGGTAATTttaatgaaatcgcatgttaaaaaaccaacatgcgaaattgtttgcgatttcaatgtgggatgaagatctgacggctgagatgatcgcgtacgtaatgtaggataagggcatttgtacgttaacctaaccctacatatatgtatatatatgtgtgtgtgtgtgtgtgtgtgtgtgtgtctgtgTGTGTTCTTTGATATCTTGACTCTTATGAGTCAAGCCACGGGTTGGATATTTAGGATTGTGAAGCACAAACAGACAACTATGGTTGTATGCATTAAAAATACGTTTTAGTGACTTTCAACGATTTGATTTGTTCAACCAATTTGACCCGTTTTTCTTTAGTTTTGACTTTTATTGGGCCTTGATTGCCACCTCGAGTTTCTGTGATTTACAGGGTCATTGCTTGTACTCACATTCTTGTTCCATTTTGTTTTTATACCTTTTTTCAATAGTAACTAAGATTAATAATGAAAATTCCGCTAAATGTATGTTTTCTGTCCTTTTAGGAGAAGTATGACTGAATATGACCCGCGTCTACTTGCCCCATCTTGCTTGTATTTGGCGGCAAAATCCGAAGAAAGCACTGTGCAAGCAAGACTTCTTGTATTCTACATTAAGAAACTCAGTAACACCTTTTCTTTAACTTAAAACAATATCGTTATCGTAATTAACATTATATATTCGGGAATTGCAGTATTAGCAACATGGCATCTTTGTTTGCAGATCTAGATGAAAAGTACCGATGTGAAATAAAAGAGATACTTGAAATGGAAATGAAAATTTTGGAAGCGCTAAACTATTACCTTATTGTTTTTCATCCTTATCAGTCGTTGCCTCAGTATGTATTTCTTTTACACGTGTATATCAGTTAGTTTTTCCCCTGCAGCTATATGTGTGACCAttagggtgcaaacgagccgagtcgagcccaAGCTCGGCCCGGtttgagctttgttttcaaagctcaagctcggctcgttggTAGTAGTATCTCaggcttgagctcggctcgtttattatcaattaattaatatgttaaataaaaataatataaataacaCACTCGTTTAGGCTTACGaactcgataagtgaagctcgggctcgtttaccaaacaagcttatttttagaTTCGGGCTCGGCTCATAACCAAGTTTAAACatgctcggctcggctcgtttactagACAACTCCAAATAAGAggtaaatgttattaaatattaataaaaacaaatactacactaaggctcgataaggctcgacaagctaagtagttaatgcggtaaaatatcggatatcgatCAAGGAccaatatttgagatatcggttatcgcagtgggatattggtaattttaatatcatgctaaatttatatatatagcaatttaacactaacagttgtaacaagtaagaactgactaagacttaaaacactaacatttaacagtaacaactaacaaattaagacttaaaacactaatagcagcaataagaagaaaaatgaacggtagaaataagaagaatggtactgatatcgggaaattcggtgatttatcgatcaaatatcggTCCTATATTAGTCAAATATCGGACAATATCGTTgatattatcggtaccgatattctgatCAATATTTTGTACCGCTATCTCGGCAGGGGaacgataaccgatatatcactgatatatcggttgatatatcgggatattaactacatagtcGACGAGCCCGACGAGCTTCACACAACATTTATTTAGGCATAAGCTCAACTCAGGCtagataaggctcggctcgtttcaagCTTTTTCTCAAGCCGATCTCAAGCAGCTCACGAGTTGCTCGGCTCATTTTTTTAAATACACATTTATGTATACATTATACGTGATATGTGAATAATGACTACAAAAACGGCATTATCACAATAATAATGTAAATTGACCCATTCAAAAGTAAACGAGTAAAAGTTTCTACATTTATTTATAACATAAGGTGCTCGTTTTGAGATGAACAGGTTGGTTCATGATGCCGGTATGAGTGATGCAACTCAATTGATTTGGTAAGAACATGATCACCTGTTAGTTTGACTTTTCTCAAACATGTTTTGACTTTTAACTATCTTTATTCCAATTCGCAGTCCAAACGATTTCATCGTTATACAATTCTAGTTCTAATTCTTTCAATGAATTGTTTAGGGGACTTGTGAATGACACCTATAAGATGGATCTAATTCTCATACACCCACCGCATTTGATCGGATTAGCCTGCATTTATGTAGCTAGTGTGCTCAAGGAGAAAGATAATACAGCCTGGTTCGAAGATCTACGAGCCGACATGAACGTGGTAAGTAGCCCAAAGGGTATTCAAAGTTTCAAACACTTGTCGTATGGACCGTTTTGTGTTGTAGTTTATGACGTTTTAATCGTTTGTTTTGACAGGTGAAGAACATAGCGATGGAAATACTAGATTTCTATGATACCCACAAAATGATAACCGAAGACAGAGTGAACGCTGCCATGCACAAGCTCAGTATAAGAATATAGATTGCGTTTCAAAGGTGaactacacat of Helianthus annuus cultivar XRQ/B chromosome 1, HanXRQr2.0-SUNRISE, whole genome shotgun sequence contains these proteins:
- the LOC110871897 gene encoding cyclin-C1-2, with amino-acid sequence MATNFWASTHYKELLEQEEVDVVHNLDKQRGITLDDFKLIKLHMSNYIAKLAQSVKVRQRVVATAVTYMRRVYTRRSMTEYDPRLLAPSCLYLAAKSEESTVQARLLVFYIKKLNLDEKYRCEIKEILEMEMKILEALNYYLIVFHPYQSLPQLVHDAGMSDATQLIWGLVNDTYKMDLILIHPPHLIGLACIYVASVLKEKDNTAWFEDLRADMNVVKNIAMEILDFYDTHKMITEDRVNAAMHKLSIRI